In one window of Mesorhizobium sp. B2-1-1 DNA:
- the mnmA gene encoding tRNA 2-thiouridine(34) synthase MnmA, which yields MNSLDLPGRPENTRIVVAMSGGVDSSVVAGLLKREGYDVVGVTLQLYDHGAATHRAGSCCAGQDIDDARRVSETLGIPHYVLDYEERFRKAVIDPFAESYVAGETPIPCVSCNQTVKFADLLATAKDLGADALATGHYIRSGANGAHRALYRPVDADRDQSYFLFATTQAQIDYLRFPLGGLPKPQVRAIAEEMGLTVAAKQDSQDICFVPQGKYSDIIAKLKPTAANPGDIVHIDGRVLGRHEGILRYTIGQRRGIGVASGEPLYVVHLDAERARVVVGPREALETHKIYLRNMNWLGDGALADMPAGGLELFAKVRSTRPPRPAMLRHEAGVTSVELADGESGIAPGQACVLYSDDGNEARVFGGGFIERSERGAEAEAMLSRLAASPAQVPAE from the coding sequence ATGAACAGCCTCGATCTTCCCGGACGTCCCGAAAACACCCGTATCGTCGTCGCCATGTCGGGCGGCGTCGATTCGTCCGTCGTCGCGGGTCTCTTGAAGCGCGAGGGTTATGATGTCGTCGGCGTCACCTTGCAGCTTTACGATCATGGCGCCGCGACGCACCGGGCCGGGTCCTGCTGTGCCGGGCAGGATATCGATGACGCCCGCCGCGTTTCCGAGACGCTCGGCATTCCGCATTATGTGCTCGACTACGAAGAGCGCTTCCGCAAGGCGGTCATCGATCCCTTTGCTGAGAGCTATGTCGCCGGCGAGACGCCGATCCCTTGCGTTTCCTGCAACCAGACGGTGAAGTTCGCTGATCTGCTGGCCACCGCCAAGGATCTCGGCGCCGACGCGCTGGCCACGGGCCACTACATTCGCTCCGGCGCCAATGGCGCCCATCGCGCGCTCTATAGGCCGGTCGACGCCGATCGCGACCAGAGCTATTTCCTCTTCGCCACCACGCAGGCGCAGATCGATTATCTGCGCTTTCCGCTCGGCGGCCTGCCGAAGCCGCAGGTTCGCGCCATTGCCGAGGAGATGGGCCTGACGGTAGCCGCCAAGCAGGACAGCCAGGACATCTGCTTCGTGCCCCAGGGCAAATATTCCGACATCATTGCCAAGCTGAAGCCGACGGCCGCCAATCCGGGTGACATCGTCCATATCGACGGCCGGGTGCTCGGCCGCCATGAAGGCATTCTGCGCTACACCATCGGCCAGCGCCGCGGCATCGGCGTGGCCTCCGGCGAGCCGCTCTATGTCGTCCATCTCGACGCCGAGCGCGCCCGTGTCGTGGTCGGGCCGCGCGAGGCGCTGGAGACGCACAAGATCTACCTGCGCAACATGAACTGGCTTGGTGACGGCGCGCTGGCCGACATGCCCGCGGGCGGGCTGGAACTGTTCGCCAAGGTTCGCTCGACCAGGCCGCCACGCCCGGCGATGCTGCGTCACGAGGCGGGCGTCACATCGGTCGAATTGGCCGATGGCGAGTCCGGTATCGCGCCTGGACAGGCTTGCGTGCTCTATTCCGACGACGGCAACGAGGCCCGCGTGTTCGGCGGCGGCTTCATCGAACGCTCCGAGCGCGGCGCCGAGGCCGAGGCGATGTTGAGCCGACTTGCCGCGTCACCGGCGCAGGTTCCCGCCGAGTAG
- a CDS encoding DUF1153 domain-containing protein, producing the protein MTDLVRPRVKYVIGPDGSPLTIADLPPTNTRRWVIRRKAEVVAAVRGGLLSLEEACQRYKLTTEEFLSWQASIDEYGLAGLRTTRIQQYRH; encoded by the coding sequence ATGACCGATCTGGTTAGACCGCGAGTCAAATATGTTATCGGGCCTGACGGCAGCCCTCTCACAATTGCCGATCTGCCGCCGACGAATACACGTCGCTGGGTTATCCGGCGCAAGGCGGAAGTGGTTGCAGCGGTGCGCGGCGGGCTTTTGAGCCTCGAGGAGGCATGCCAGCGCTACAAGCTGACCACCGAGGAGTTCCTGTCCTGGCAGGCCTCGATCGACGAATACGGCCTCGCCGGGCTGCGCACGACGCGCATCCAGCAATACCGGCACTGA
- a CDS encoding winged helix-turn-helix transcriptional regulator — MDSYLDSPFGYDAFRRTCPSHTVLETLASKWVYLVVCALRQGRQRNGELARKLEGVTPKMLTQTLRVLERDGLVRREVFAVVPPRVEYELTELGQNLAGLLNQIRSWSEQHVPDIKEARARAAAANEGEWAA, encoded by the coding sequence ATGGATAGTTATCTCGACTCCCCCTTCGGCTATGATGCGTTCCGGCGGACCTGTCCCTCACACACGGTGCTGGAGACGCTGGCCAGCAAGTGGGTTTACCTGGTTGTTTGTGCGCTGCGCCAAGGCCGGCAGCGCAATGGCGAGCTTGCCCGCAAGCTCGAAGGCGTCACGCCGAAGATGCTGACGCAGACGTTGCGCGTGCTCGAGCGCGACGGCCTGGTGCGGCGCGAGGTGTTTGCGGTCGTCCCGCCTCGGGTCGAATATGAATTGACCGAACTTGGCCAGAATCTGGCGGGATTGCTCAACCAGATCAGATCCTGGTCGGAACAACACGTTCCCGACATCAAGGAGGCCCGGGCGCGAGCTGCGGCCGCGAATGAAGGGGAGTGGGCCGCTTAG
- a CDS encoding flagellar export protein FliJ, whose amino-acid sequence MKSRENLVRLKQFQVNEKRRQLLQLDMMIAEFERMAAELELQISAEEKKAGITDINHFAYPTFAKAARLRRDNLRNSQGDLAQQRSAAESLLGEAEAELSKAEMLESRDTKIREAETGGRSAMIG is encoded by the coding sequence ATGAAGTCACGTGAAAACCTCGTTCGGCTGAAACAGTTTCAGGTGAATGAGAAGCGGCGGCAGCTGCTGCAGCTCGACATGATGATCGCCGAATTCGAACGCATGGCCGCCGAGCTGGAGCTTCAGATCAGCGCCGAGGAAAAGAAGGCCGGTATCACCGACATCAATCATTTCGCCTATCCGACCTTCGCCAAGGCGGCCCGTTTGCGCCGCGACAACCTCAGAAATTCGCAAGGCGACCTCGCCCAGCAGCGAAGCGCCGCCGAATCATTACTCGGCGAAGCTGAAGCGGAGCTTTCCAAGGCGGAAATGCTCGAATCGCGCGACACCAAGATTCGCGAGGCCGAAACCGGCGGTCGTAGCGCGATGATCGGCTGA
- the ctrA gene encoding response regulator transcription factor CtrA, whose protein sequence is MRVLLIEDDSATAQSIELMLKSESFNVYTTDLGEEGVDLGKLYDYDIILLDLNLPDMSGYEVLRTLRLSKVKTPILILSGMAGIEDKVRGLGFGADDYMTKPFHKDELVARIHAIVRRSKGHAQSVITTGDLVVNLDAKTVEVGGQRVHLTGKEYQMLELLSLRKGTTLTKEMFLNHLYGGMDEPELKIIDVFICKLRKKLDAASGGQNYIETVWGRGYVLREPEDIRVSA, encoded by the coding sequence ATGCGTGTTCTGCTGATAGAAGATGACAGTGCAACCGCACAAAGCATCGAGCTGATGCTGAAATCGGAAAGCTTCAACGTCTATACGACCGACCTCGGCGAAGAGGGTGTCGATCTGGGCAAGCTCTACGACTACGACATCATCCTTCTCGACCTCAACCTACCCGATATGTCCGGCTATGAGGTCTTGAGAACGCTTCGTCTCTCCAAGGTGAAGACGCCGATCCTCATCCTTTCCGGCATGGCCGGCATCGAGGACAAGGTGCGCGGCCTCGGCTTCGGCGCAGACGATTACATGACCAAGCCTTTCCACAAGGACGAGCTGGTGGCGCGCATCCATGCCATCGTGCGCCGTTCGAAGGGACATGCCCAATCGGTCATCACCACCGGCGACCTGGTGGTCAATCTCGATGCCAAGACCGTCGAAGTCGGCGGCCAGCGCGTGCACCTTACCGGCAAGGAATACCAGATGCTGGAGCTGCTCTCGCTGCGCAAGGGCACCACGCTCACCAAGGAAATGTTCCTCAACCACCTCTATGGCGGCATGGACGAGCCGGAACTCAAGATCATCGACGTCTTCATCTGCAAGCTGCGCAAGAAGCTCGATGCGGCGTCCGGCGGCCAGAATTACATCGAGACGGTCTGGGGCCGCGGCTATGTGCTGCGCGAACCGGAAGACATCCGCGTCAGCGCCTGA
- a CDS encoding response regulator — MKRCMFVDDSSVIRKVAKRILGGSDMMVIEAASGLDALEMCAADMPDIIVVDGALPDVQAVDLIRRVRAMESPTKPQILISLVELDIASIMRAKRAGAQGYLLKPFNRPQLLERFRTLKIAA; from the coding sequence ATGAAACGCTGCATGTTCGTCGACGATTCTAGCGTCATCAGGAAAGTTGCGAAGCGCATCCTGGGCGGTTCCGACATGATGGTCATCGAAGCCGCCAGCGGGCTTGATGCGCTGGAGATGTGCGCCGCCGATATGCCTGATATCATCGTGGTCGACGGTGCACTGCCGGATGTACAGGCGGTCGACCTGATCCGGCGCGTGCGCGCCATGGAAAGCCCGACCAAGCCGCAGATCCTGATCTCGTTGGTCGAACTGGACATCGCCTCGATCATGCGAGCCAAGCGCGCCGGCGCCCAAGGCTATCTGTTGAAGCCGTTCAACCGCCCGCAGCTACTCGAGCGCTTTCGCACCCTGAAGATCGCTGCCTGA
- the chpT gene encoding histidine phosphotransferase ChpT, which produces MSDLFTLSAPDLAALLCSRVCHDIISPVGAINNGLELLDEGGADEDAMKLIRQSARNASARLQFARIAFGAAGSAGMQIDTGDAEAVAIAFLKNEKPELTWNGSRALLPKNKVKLLLNLILVANAAIPRGGKLSVTLENLETEPRFALSASGPMLRVPPKFLELHSGHKPEEPIDAHSVQPYYTLLLAREANMTISIHATAEEIVLSAA; this is translated from the coding sequence ATGTCCGATCTTTTCACCCTTTCCGCCCCCGATCTGGCGGCACTTTTGTGCAGCCGGGTCTGCCACGACATCATCTCGCCTGTCGGCGCGATCAACAACGGGCTTGAACTGCTCGATGAAGGCGGCGCCGACGAGGACGCCATGAAGCTGATCCGCCAGAGCGCCCGCAACGCCTCGGCGCGCCTGCAGTTCGCCCGCATCGCCTTCGGCGCGGCGGGTTCCGCCGGCATGCAGATCGACACCGGCGATGCCGAAGCCGTCGCTATCGCCTTCCTCAAGAACGAGAAGCCGGAACTCACCTGGAATGGAAGCCGTGCACTGTTGCCCAAGAACAAGGTCAAGCTGCTGCTCAACCTGATCCTGGTCGCCAACGCTGCCATTCCACGTGGCGGCAAGCTTTCGGTGACGCTGGAGAATCTCGAGACCGAGCCTCGCTTCGCGCTTTCGGCGAGTGGCCCCATGTTGCGGGTGCCGCCGAAATTCCTCGAACTGCATTCCGGCCACAAGCCGGAGGAACCGATCGACGCGCATTCGGTGCAGCCTTACTATACGCTGCTTCTGGCGCGGGAGGCCAACATGACGATATCGATCCATGCAACCGCGGAAGAGATCGTGCTTTCCGCGGCCTGA
- a CDS encoding DUF1134 domain-containing protein, translating to MAITLLGVLVFSTSALRAQEYTAQEIVDSGHKFFGATSGGLATVVEKIFASYGLPNGYLLGEEGSGALIGGLTYGEGTLYTKNAGDHKVFWQGPSLGWDFGGEGSRVMMLVYNLDDVGNLYNRYGGVAGSAYVVAGVGFNVLKNNNVLLVPIRTGVGARLGVNLGYLKLTDRATWNPF from the coding sequence ATGGCGATCACGCTCCTGGGCGTTCTCGTCTTCTCGACATCGGCCCTGCGGGCCCAGGAGTACACCGCTCAGGAGATTGTCGATTCCGGTCACAAGTTCTTCGGCGCGACATCGGGCGGCCTTGCCACAGTCGTGGAGAAGATTTTTGCTTCCTATGGCTTGCCCAACGGCTATCTGCTTGGCGAGGAGGGATCCGGCGCGCTGATCGGCGGCCTGACCTATGGCGAAGGCACGCTCTACACCAAGAATGCCGGCGACCATAAAGTGTTCTGGCAAGGCCCGTCGCTCGGCTGGGATTTCGGCGGCGAGGGATCGCGGGTGATGATGCTCGTCTATAATCTCGATGACGTCGGCAATCTCTACAACCGTTATGGCGGCGTCGCCGGCTCGGCCTATGTGGTGGCGGGCGTCGGATTCAACGTGCTGAAGAACAACAATGTGCTGCTGGTGCCGATCCGCACCGGCGTCGGCGCCCGGCTCGGCGTCAATCTCGGCTACCTGAAGCTTACCGACCGGGCGACGTGGAATCCGTTCTGA
- a CDS encoding TrmH family RNA methyltransferase, with amino-acid sequence MILVHIDDPRDPRVAAYLDIRERDLAGRQGRFIAEGKVVLDMLLSAARFRAESALVLENRLAGLEEILHKASPDLPVYVAAGAVMDAIAGFHMHRGILAIGRKETPQLAEALLDGLPARALIVVLVGIANHDNMGSIFRNAAAFGANAILLDATCCDPLYRKAIRVSVGAALKVPFASFSDTARFAATLDRRGFTQFALSPRGTSDIRDAKPAERLALYLGTEGQGLPESLLARLNTVRINMSEGFDSLNVAAASAIALHHFCAGGA; translated from the coding sequence ATGATCCTTGTCCACATCGACGATCCGCGGGATCCGCGCGTCGCCGCCTATCTCGACATCCGCGAGCGTGACCTCGCCGGCCGACAGGGCCGCTTCATTGCCGAGGGCAAGGTCGTGCTCGACATGCTACTGTCGGCCGCTCGCTTCCGTGCCGAATCGGCGCTGGTTCTGGAGAACCGCTTGGCCGGCCTCGAAGAAATCCTGCACAAGGCATCTCCTGACCTGCCGGTCTATGTCGCCGCCGGGGCTGTGATGGATGCCATTGCCGGGTTTCACATGCATCGCGGCATTCTTGCCATTGGTCGCAAGGAGACGCCCCAGCTGGCCGAGGCCCTGCTGGACGGCTTGCCTGCCCGAGCATTGATCGTGGTGCTCGTCGGCATCGCCAACCATGACAACATGGGCTCGATTTTCCGCAACGCCGCCGCGTTCGGCGCCAACGCGATCCTTTTGGATGCGACCTGCTGCGATCCGCTCTATCGCAAGGCGATCCGCGTTTCGGTCGGCGCGGCCTTGAAGGTCCCGTTTGCCTCGTTCAGCGACACCGCGCGGTTCGCCGCGACGCTCGACCGGCGTGGCTTTACCCAATTTGCGCTGTCGCCGCGCGGGACATCAGACATACGCGATGCAAAACCGGCCGAACGCCTGGCACTCTACCTCGGGACTGAGGGCCAAGGCCTGCCCGAAAGCCTGCTCGCCCGTCTCAATACTGTTCGGATCAACATGTCGGAAGGCTTCGACAGCCTGAACGTCGCGGCGGCATCCGCCATCGCCCTGCATCATTTCTGCGCTGGCGGTGCCTGA
- a CDS encoding ArsR/SmtB family transcription factor: protein MISTKLIANAGSAAEFLMLMGNEKRLLIMSYLIDGEMSVGAIAEKVMLSQSALSQHLAKLRALDLVDTRRDRQMIYYSCKSDAVRELLATLDGIFGSGKDDLSQMAQRLRRAGT, encoded by the coding sequence ATGATCTCGACAAAGCTAATCGCCAACGCCGGATCGGCGGCCGAATTTCTGATGCTGATGGGCAATGAAAAACGGCTTTTGATCATGAGTTATCTGATCGACGGTGAAATGTCGGTCGGAGCCATCGCCGAGAAGGTGATGCTCAGCCAGTCCGCCCTGTCGCAGCATTTGGCAAAGTTGCGGGCGCTGGACCTTGTGGACACCCGCCGCGACCGCCAGATGATTTACTACTCCTGCAAATCCGACGCCGTGCGCGAACTGCTTGCCACGCTCGACGGCATTTTCGGCAGCGGCAAGGATGATCTGTCCCAGATGGCACAAAGGCTGCGCCGCGCCGGAACTTGA
- a CDS encoding HugZ family protein codes for MADRTKDVIRETDAEAVRQAKTLMRRTRFGALAVLEPQTGSPLASRVGVATDVDGTPLILVSQLSAHTPAILADPRCSLLLGEPGKGDPLAHPRLTLICRAARIERGSDAHARAERRYLNHNPKASLYAGLGDFSIFRLEPQRASLNGGFGKAYLLDRTDLITDGPIVEELAASEQSAIDHMNADHLDAVALYAHHFARASGDGWVIAGFDADGMDLASGDDAGRVFFPQPLVTAHELRHVLVDMAKSGRAATSPNNRT; via the coding sequence TTGGCCGATCGAACGAAGGACGTGATCCGCGAGACCGACGCCGAGGCGGTCCGGCAGGCCAAGACACTCATGCGCCGCACCCGCTTCGGCGCCTTGGCGGTGTTGGAGCCGCAAACGGGTTCGCCGCTGGCGAGTCGGGTCGGCGTCGCCACCGACGTCGACGGCACGCCGCTGATCCTGGTGTCGCAGCTTTCGGCCCATACGCCCGCCATACTTGCGGACCCGCGCTGTTCGCTGCTGCTCGGCGAGCCGGGCAAGGGCGACCCGCTCGCGCATCCCCGGTTGACGCTGATCTGCCGGGCAGCGCGGATCGAGCGCGGATCGGACGCGCATGCACGCGCCGAACGCCGCTATCTCAACCACAATCCGAAGGCCAGCCTCTATGCCGGCCTCGGCGACTTTTCGATCTTTCGTCTCGAACCGCAGCGCGCCAGCCTGAACGGCGGCTTCGGCAAGGCCTACCTGCTTGATCGCACCGATCTCATCACCGACGGGCCGATCGTCGAGGAACTGGCAGCCAGCGAGCAATCCGCGATCGACCACATGAATGCGGACCATCTCGACGCCGTCGCCCTCTACGCGCATCATTTTGCCCGGGCATCCGGCGACGGCTGGGTCATCGCCGGATTCGATGCCGACGGCATGGATCTGGCCTCTGGCGACGATGCCGGCAGGGTCTTCTTTCCGCAGCCCTTGGTCACAGCGCATGAGTTGAGGCACGTCTTGGTCGACATGGCCAAGAGCGGCCGGGCGGCAACGTCGCCAAATAACCGCACTTAA
- a CDS encoding 3-hydroxyacyl-CoA dehydrogenase: MNPNGEVAVVTGGGSGLGEATARALAARGARVAILDVGVDRAAKVAAEIGGIAVQCDVGSADSGVAALAEVAAKLGEPRILVNCAGIAIGVKTIGKDGPHPLDQYRKVIEVNLIGTFNMIRLVADRAAKLDPLQGGERGVVVNTASVAAYDGQIGQAAYSASKGGVVGMTLPVARDLARSGIRVCTIAPGIFKTPMMAGMPQEVQDSLGAAVPFPSRLGEPSEYAALALHIIENQMLNGETIRLDGAIRMAPK, encoded by the coding sequence ATGAATCCAAACGGCGAGGTCGCGGTTGTTACCGGCGGCGGCTCCGGCCTTGGCGAGGCGACGGCGCGCGCGCTGGCCGCCAGGGGCGCCCGCGTCGCCATCTTGGATGTCGGCGTCGATCGGGCGGCCAAGGTGGCGGCCGAGATCGGCGGCATCGCCGTCCAATGCGATGTCGGCAGCGCCGACAGCGGTGTTGCCGCGCTTGCCGAGGTCGCGGCCAAGCTGGGCGAACCGCGCATCCTGGTCAATTGCGCCGGCATTGCCATCGGCGTGAAGACGATCGGCAAGGATGGTCCCCATCCGCTCGATCAGTACCGCAAAGTGATCGAAGTCAATCTGATCGGCACTTTCAACATGATCCGCCTCGTCGCCGACCGCGCCGCAAAGCTCGACCCGCTGCAGGGCGGCGAGCGCGGCGTCGTCGTCAACACCGCATCCGTCGCCGCCTATGACGGCCAGATCGGCCAGGCCGCGTATTCGGCATCAAAGGGCGGGGTCGTCGGCATGACGCTGCCGGTGGCGCGCGATCTTGCCCGTTCCGGCATCCGGGTCTGCACCATCGCACCCGGCATATTCAAGACGCCGATGATGGCCGGCATGCCGCAGGAGGTGCAGGATTCGCTGGGCGCCGCGGTGCCCTTCCCCTCGCGCCTCGGCGAGCCGTCGGAATATGCGGCCCTTGCCTTGCACATCATCGAGAATCAGATGCTCAACGGCGAGACCATTCGTCTCGATGGCGCCATTCGCATGGCTCCGAAGTAG
- a CDS encoding GNAT family N-acetyltransferase: MSLADVEYLPETPAHDPQIEAINDEAFGPGRFVLAAYKIREAGGHERALSFVAMDGDLVVASVRMTRIAAGAGRALMLGPLAVRPAFKNLGIGRRLVAIALEAAAKARAPAVMLVGDEPYYGPLGFKRIPRGQISMPRPVDLDRLLSHEIMPGAVARLTGEVCHADQARVAEHFAAMA, encoded by the coding sequence ATGAGCCTTGCCGACGTAGAATACCTGCCGGAAACTCCGGCGCACGACCCTCAGATCGAAGCCATCAATGACGAAGCCTTCGGGCCCGGCCGTTTTGTGCTGGCCGCCTACAAGATCCGCGAGGCCGGCGGGCATGAACGCGCGCTGTCCTTCGTCGCCATGGACGGCGATCTCGTGGTCGCATCAGTTCGCATGACCCGCATCGCCGCAGGCGCCGGACGCGCGCTGATGCTCGGGCCGCTGGCGGTGCGGCCGGCCTTCAAGAATCTCGGCATCGGCCGCCGGCTGGTGGCGATCGCGCTGGAAGCGGCCGCCAAGGCCCGAGCGCCCGCCGTCATGCTGGTCGGCGACGAGCCCTATTATGGACCGCTCGGCTTCAAGCGTATCCCGCGCGGCCAGATATCGATGCCACGCCCCGTCGATCTCGACAGGCTGCTGTCGCACGAGATCATGCCGGGCGCGGTTGCAAGGCTCACGGGCGAGGTCTGCCATGCCGACCAGGCCAGGGTCGCCGAGCACTTTGCCGCGATGGCTTGA
- a CDS encoding glutathione S-transferase family protein gives MGLLVEGKWQDRWYDTKGSGGKFVRAQSQWRDWITRDGAPAEGRGRGFKAEPGRYHLYVSLACPWAHRTLIFRALKKLEGIISVSVVHHFMGADGWTFLAQDGATGDTLYSLDFLHQIYTRADPNYSGRVTVPVLWDKRDETIVSNESSEIIRMLNSVFDAWGDANLDFYPQALRGEIDAVNALVYPAINNGVYRAGFATTQAAYEQAFGELFAALDTLEHRLSNQRYLVGERITEADWRLFTTLVRFDPVYVGHFKCNRRRIADYPNLSNYLRDLYQVPGVAGTVNLHHIKSHYYGSHEMINPTRIVPVGPEINYGAGHDRARFAKAAA, from the coding sequence ATGGGATTGCTGGTCGAAGGCAAATGGCAGGACCGCTGGTACGACACCAAAGGCAGCGGCGGCAAATTCGTGCGGGCGCAGTCGCAATGGCGCGACTGGATCACTCGTGACGGGGCGCCTGCCGAAGGCCGCGGCCGCGGCTTCAAGGCGGAGCCCGGTCGCTATCACCTCTATGTCTCGCTTGCCTGTCCCTGGGCGCACCGAACGCTGATCTTCCGGGCGCTGAAGAAGCTTGAAGGCATCATCTCCGTGTCGGTCGTCCATCATTTCATGGGCGCCGATGGCTGGACGTTCCTGGCGCAGGACGGAGCCACAGGTGACACGCTCTATAGCCTGGACTTCCTGCACCAGATCTACACCAGGGCCGACCCTAACTATTCCGGCCGGGTCACGGTGCCGGTGCTGTGGGATAAAAGGGATGAGACCATCGTCTCCAACGAATCCTCCGAAATCATCCGGATGCTGAATTCAGTTTTCGACGCTTGGGGTGACGCCAACCTCGACTTCTATCCGCAGGCGCTACGCGGCGAGATCGACGCGGTCAATGCGCTGGTCTATCCCGCCATCAACAACGGCGTCTATCGCGCTGGCTTCGCCACCACGCAGGCCGCCTACGAGCAAGCGTTCGGGGAGTTGTTCGCCGCGCTCGACACGCTGGAGCATCGGCTGTCGAATCAGCGCTATCTCGTCGGCGAGCGGATCACCGAAGCCGACTGGCGGCTGTTCACCACGCTGGTGCGCTTCGACCCGGTCTATGTCGGCCATTTCAAATGCAATCGGCGCCGCATCGCCGACTATCCCAACCTGTCGAACTATCTGCGCGATCTTTACCAGGTGCCCGGCGTAGCCGGCACGGTGAACCTCCATCATATCAAGTCGCACTATTACGGCAGCCACGAAATGATCAACCCGACGCGTATAGTGCCTGTGGGGCCGGAAATTAACTACGGCGCGGGGCATGACAGGGCACGGTTCGCCAAGGCGGCTGCCTGA
- a CDS encoding NUDIX domain-containing protein translates to MTTDPESTLRQTGWPGLRARLFHLYFVLRRPMTLGVRGLIHETASNSLFLIRHTYVPGWQLPGGGVEIGETMAEALARELAEEGNITLTAPPVLRSMHFNRRASRRDHVGLYLIEKFSQTAPKLPDREIAEAGFFPLDRLPQGTTPATLRRIAEVFGGKPPSPYW, encoded by the coding sequence ATGACGACCGATCCCGAGAGCACTTTGCGCCAGACCGGCTGGCCGGGGCTGCGAGCCAGGCTGTTCCATCTCTACTTTGTGCTGCGGCGGCCAATGACGCTTGGCGTGCGCGGGCTCATCCACGAAACGGCATCCAACTCCCTCTTCCTCATCCGCCACACCTATGTGCCGGGCTGGCAGCTTCCCGGTGGCGGAGTCGAGATCGGCGAGACGATGGCCGAAGCGCTGGCGCGCGAACTGGCGGAAGAGGGCAATATCACGCTGACCGCTCCGCCGGTGCTGCGCTCGATGCATTTCAACCGCCGCGCCAGCCGCCGCGACCATGTCGGCCTGTACCTGATCGAAAAATTCAGCCAGACAGCCCCGAAACTGCCGGACCGCGAGATCGCCGAGGCCGGTTTCTTTCCGCTCGACCGTTTGCCCCAGGGCACGACGCCGGCAACGCTGCGGCGCATCGCCGAGGTTTTTGGCGGGAAGCCGCCATCACCCTATTGGTAG
- a CDS encoding metallophosphoesterase family protein, translating to MFRLAHISDIHLGPLPEVTYRDLASKRVLGYVNWQRNRRRHMHDAVIDTIVADIKASAPDHLAVTGDLVNLALDGEIEMAKHWLETLGSPHDVSVVPGNHDAYVPGAFDKVCRSWAAWMTGDGVNSPVDRNSFPYLRVRGNVALIGITTARATAPFMANGFFMEGQAERLRKILDATAKQGLFRAIMIHHPPVRGAVPQHKRLFGIARFHKIIRRHGAELVLHGHSHLPSLFQIGPRDSKVPVVGVAAAGQAPGGKPPAAQYNLFDIDGEKGDWRIRLTRRGLTGPAIPPSDLQTLELGAQPAMAAS from the coding sequence ATGTTCAGGCTCGCACATATTTCCGATATCCATTTGGGGCCACTCCCTGAAGTAACCTATCGCGATCTCGCCTCCAAGCGGGTGCTGGGCTACGTCAACTGGCAGCGCAACCGCCGCCGGCACATGCACGATGCGGTGATCGACACCATCGTGGCCGATATCAAGGCCAGCGCGCCCGATCACCTCGCGGTTACCGGGGATCTCGTCAACCTGGCGCTCGATGGCGAGATCGAGATGGCCAAGCACTGGCTGGAGACGCTCGGCTCGCCGCATGACGTGTCGGTGGTGCCGGGAAATCATGACGCCTATGTGCCTGGCGCCTTCGACAAGGTGTGCCGGTCCTGGGCGGCATGGATGACGGGCGACGGCGTCAACAGTCCGGTCGATCGCAATTCGTTTCCCTATCTGCGCGTGCGCGGCAATGTCGCGTTGATCGGCATCACCACGGCGCGTGCCACGGCACCCTTCATGGCCAACGGCTTCTTCATGGAAGGCCAGGCCGAGCGGCTGCGCAAAATACTCGATGCGACGGCGAAGCAAGGATTGTTCCGTGCGATCATGATCCATCATCCGCCGGTGCGGGGCGCCGTCCCGCAGCACAAGCGGCTGTTCGGCATCGCCCGCTTCCACAAAATCATTCGCCGGCACGGTGCCGAGCTCGTCCTGCATGGCCATTCACATCTGCCGTCGCTGTTTCAGATCGGCCCGCGCGACTCCAAGGTCCCGGTGGTTGGCGTCGCCGCGGCCGGCCAGGCTCCCGGCGGCAAGCCTCCGGCGGCGCAGTACAATCTGTTCGACATAGACGGTGAAAAAGGCGATTGGCGCATCCGCCTGACGCGGCGCGGCTTGACGGGGCCGGCGATACCACCTTCGGATCTGCAGACGCTCGAGCTCGGGGCGCAACCGGCTATGGCCGCAAGCTGA